The Bacteroidota bacterium nucleotide sequence TCCAGAATCTCGGCAAAGAAGTGAATTCAGAATATCCCGACTATTATCCATTCGTTACTTCCGATGAATCGATGCTCATCTTTACTTCCAGAAGAAAAGGAAATGTGGGCGCTTCACAAGTGGAAATGGATGGATATTATGCTTCTGATATCTGGTACACGAAATCTGTGAATGGAGTTTTCACGAAAGCAAAAGGCGCCGGCCCGGGAGTGAATGGAAATTATGATGAACAATGTACCGGCCTTTCTGCTGATGGAAAATTAATGACCGTTTATGTCGATGATATTTCTACGGCTGGAGATATTTACCAGTCGACTTACAAAAATTCTTTTGCTAAAATTGAAAAACTTCCTGAAGTGGTGAATTCCGGATTTGAAACTGCCGCATCTTATTCTCCTGATGGCAATATGATATTTTTTGCAAGCAAACGCGACGACGGACAAGGTGGAACAGATATTTATGTGTGCAAAAAACTTCCGGGAAATTTCGGTTGGGGGCAGGCGCTTAACATCACTGCGATCAATACTCCTTACAACGAAGATTTTCCGTTCATGGCGCCCGATGGAAAAACACTTTACTTTTCTTCCGAAGGGCACAACAGCATGGGCGGCTACGATCTTTTTTATACGATCTGGAATGAAGAAGATAATACATGGTCCACTCCGCGAAATGTGGGTTACCCGATCAGCGGCCCGGGAAACGATTACACCATCAGTTACACCGAGAATAATCGCGTGGCATACATCACCAGTGATCGCGAAGGCGGGCAAGGCGATATGGATATATGGCGTGTAGTGTTCAATGAAGTGCAACAGAATTCATTCACTCTCGTAACAGGCACTGTTCACCTTCCTGACTCCACCATTAATCTTGCCGATCTCACGATCTATCTTACTTTGAGTTCTACGAATGAAGATTACGGCAGATACAATTTCAATCAGACTACAAAAAAATATGTTATGGCTTTACCTCCCGGAAAATATATCATGACCCTGGATGTAGCCGGATGCAAACCCTACATAGAAACGATCAACGTTTTCGACATTGGCCCGCAGGGAGAAATGAATAAGGATATTTTATTGGTGAAGCAGTGACGATGAGTACGAAATACGAAATCCCGAACGCGTTCGGGAAAAAGTTACGTAATGCGGATCAATACGAAATTCGCTTCCACTACAGGGGGTTTCGTTCCCTTTCGTATTTCGTACTCCTAAGATCTCTCTTCCCATATCATCACTAAGTTCACAATCACTTCCACTGCTTTCTGCATGTCCTGAACGGAAACCCATTCCTGTTTCGAGTGAAAAGCATGTT carries:
- a CDS encoding PD40 domain-containing protein, which encodes MKTVKLLCAALLLWVSVPVIAQPSAGIPDPDAAAEHYSHGNYLMALPIYLACLKREPNNYEYNFRIGVCYIETNGHKKEAIKYLEAAEKNPKADNDTWLYLGQAYQYDLKFDDAIKQFETYKLKADKEGKTNADHYIAQCKNGKILVANPLDVNFQNLGKEVNSEYPDYYPFVTSDESMLIFTSRRKGNVGASQVEMDGYYASDIWYTKSVNGVFTKAKGAGPGVNGNYDEQCTGLSADGKLMTVYVDDISTAGDIYQSTYKNSFAKIEKLPEVVNSGFETAASYSPDGNMIFFASKRDDGQGGTDIYVCKKLPGNFGWGQALNITAINTPYNEDFPFMAPDGKTLYFSSEGHNSMGGYDLFYTIWNEEDNTWSTPRNVGYPISGPGNDYTISYTENNRVAYITSDREGGQGDMDIWRVVFNEVQQNSFTLVTGTVHLPDSTINLADLTIYLTLSSTNEDYGRYNFNQTTKKYVMALPPGKYIMTLDVAGCKPYIETINVFDIGPQGEMNKDILLVKQ